A window from Planctomycetia bacterium encodes these proteins:
- a CDS encoding 4Fe-4S binding protein: MSLLQQLRRIPWFGDIVDAVATVSQGMAITLRNWVLTYDPKRRTFTEHFEYPELPVPVAPRYRGFHRYDLTTCIACDQCAKACPVDCIYIGKEKVVGGKGFKVTGFTIDYTKCMFCALCVEPCPVDCIFMGATHDLSCYSRDGCIVDFARLPVEVGWGRATLNPTAVSASKVIAEPVHGGPNQ, from the coding sequence ATGAGCTTGTTGCAGCAATTGCGTCGCATTCCCTGGTTTGGCGATATCGTCGACGCCGTCGCCACGGTTAGCCAAGGCATGGCCATCACGCTGCGCAATTGGGTGCTGACCTACGATCCCAAACGCCGCACGTTTACCGAACACTTCGAATATCCCGAACTGCCGGTGCCGGTCGCGCCCCGCTATCGCGGATTTCATCGCTACGACCTCACGACCTGCATCGCCTGCGATCAGTGCGCGAAGGCCTGCCCGGTGGATTGCATCTACATCGGCAAAGAAAAGGTCGTTGGCGGCAAGGGTTTCAAGGTCACCGGATTCACGATCGACTACACGAAGTGCATGTTTTGTGCGCTGTGCGTCGAGCCTTGCCCGGTGGATTGCATCTTCATGGGCGCGACGCACGACTTGAGTTGCTACAGCCGCGATGGCTGCATCGTCGATTTCGCGCGGTTGCCGGTGGAAGTAGGTTGGGGGCGCGCGACGCTCAATCCCACGGCGGTCTCGGCGTCGAAAGTCATCGCCGAGC
- the csrA gene encoding carbon storage regulator CsrA has translation MLVLSRKKNESIVINNDITIVVVEIRGDKVRLGVEAPKEVPVHRREVYDAIRRNENLANEHGAEGAVNPDASESGASS, from the coding sequence ATGTTGGTTCTGTCTCGCAAGAAAAACGAGAGCATTGTCATCAACAACGACATCACGATTGTCGTTGTTGAAATTCGCGGCGACAAAGTGCGACTGGGAGTCGAAGCGCCCAAGGAAGTGCCCGTACATCGCCGTGAGGTGTACGACGCGATCCGGCGCAACGAAAACCTCGCCAACGAACACGGCGCCGAAGGCGCTGTGAACCCCGATGCGTCCGAAAGCGGCGCTTCGAGCTGA